The region ACGCCGCCGGCGCGCGCGCAAGCCATCTGGGACCAGTACGCGCGCCACGTCGAAGCGCTGGCCGGGCAGGGTGCCACGCTGGTGCTGCTGCCGGAAAAGATCGCCGTGCTGGACCCCGCGCAGGCGGACGCCGTGCGGCAGCGTTTCCAGGCGCTGGCGCGCGGCACGGGCGCGTGGATCACCGTGGGGATTGGCGTGCAGGACGCCGCCGGCCGGCGCAACCTGGCCTGGTTGTTCGCGCCCGATGGCGCGGTGCCCGTCAGCTATCAGAAACAGCATCTGGCGCCGCCCGAGCGCGAGTTTCTTGCCGGTAGCGCATATGCCGTGCAGCCGGTGGCGGGGCAGGCCATGGGCCTGGCCATCTGCAAGGACATGCATTTTGCCTCCCTGGGGCAGACGTATGGCGCGGCCGGCGCGCAGGCGATGCTGGTGCCGGCCTGGGATTTTCAACTGGACGCCTGGATGGGCGCGCGCATGACGGTCGTGCGCGGCGTGGAAAACGGTTACGCCGTGCTGCGCGCGGCGCGCGAGGGCGTGCTGACGGTCAGCGATGCGTATGGCCGCGTACTGGTGGAACGGGCCAGCAGCGCCATGCCGGGCAGCACCTTGCTGGCGCCGCTGCCGGCGCAGCCGTCTATTGCCACTTGGGCTGGATGGCTGGGGCCGCTATTCGGCTGGCTGTGCGTGGCGCTAAGCGTGATCCTGCTGTGCATGGGCCGCCGCGCCGCGCCCGCTGCCTGAGGCATAAGGCTCTGTTTTGTTGCAATGCGCAAAAGCGTATTGCACGGCCTTATTTTATATTCCGCGCAGGCAGCCACATAATCGCCGCCGATGATTGCACCATCGCCGTGCATATATTCGGCGAGATACCGGCATATATATTGCACTGCAATAAGTGGTGTTATCTGGTATTGAGAAATTCGGCCATCTGGTATTAATTGGTACTTAATTCCGCCACGAAGTCATACATATCGCCGCGGAAGTAGGAGCGGCAAAATTCCACGGCGCGGCCATCGCGCAAAAAGCCCAGCCTTTCCACCGACAAGCCCGCGTCGCCTTCCTCCGCCTGCAACAGGCTGGCCTGTTCCCCCGTCAACAAAAGCGCGCTGAGCCGCTGCAAGGCGCGCACGGGCCGGTTGCCGGCCTGTTCCAGCGCGTCATACATCGATACGTCGACTGCGTCGAGCGCCGGCAGGCAACTGGCGACGATGGTCGCGTACTCCAGGCACATCGGTATTTCGTCCGCATAGCGGATGCGGTGGAAGCGGTACACGGGCGCGCCCGGCGACAGCCGCAGGCGCAAGGCCTCTTCCGGCGTGACGGTGCC is a window of Janthinobacterium rivuli DNA encoding:
- a CDS encoding nitrilase-related carbon-nitrogen hydrolase, whose amino-acid sequence is MSMLNTLSNTLSAPALFAGGTALRQRLLQIAAALAAGVPLYWVLGPQPLGPLAWCAPLPVLWLALRSSRRDAAWMTFLAAVLGLSSNLAYFRLLMPLPAVLAAIAVKALLWLLVVLATRRLVLRYRASWTVLAYPALWVAIDTLMAALLPDGNWGSLAYSQADNIAVLQVAALAGVPGLLFLLCLVPSALALLLAGGRAYVPAASTAVLLLAAAWAGGAWRVHGAPAPSGPLAGLVTIDDFIGPATPPARAQAIWDQYARHVEALAGQGATLVLLPEKIAVLDPAQADAVRQRFQALARGTGAWITVGIGVQDAAGRRNLAWLFAPDGAVPVSYQKQHLAPPEREFLAGSAYAVQPVAGQAMGLAICKDMHFASLGQTYGAAGAQAMLVPAWDFQLDAWMGARMTVVRGVENGYAVLRAAREGVLTVSDAYGRVLVERASSAMPGSTLLAPLPAQPSIATWAGWLGPLFGWLCVALSVILLCMGRRAAPAA
- a CDS encoding GntR family transcriptional regulator, which translates into the protein MTTLAHIMQGLGQTSSLPLYQQLQRALREAIDKRILGPEEALPAERQLASDLSVSRITVRKAIDGLVNEGLLVRRPGSGNFINTRIEKNFAKLTSFSEDMRARGRTPRSVWLKRAEGTVTPEEALRLRLSPGAPVYRFHRIRYADEIPMCLEYATIVASCLPALDAVDVSMYDALEQAGNRPVRALQRLSALLLTGEQASLLQAEEGDAGLSVERLGFLRDGRAVEFCRSYFRGDMYDFVAELSTN